One Novipirellula galeiformis genomic region harbors:
- a CDS encoding carboxypeptidase regulatory-like domain-containing protein codes for MKTQILYAFAAIATSIGVHAANAQSAQAQSAQAQSAQAQSGLRLPVENTVAMQRGGQVLLQLDVPAGESRQPLSYATVTLVDRNGSARKFQADPQGIVRLTGLSAQPYAVVASNGNVYGSTLLFVQPEADTAAHASPARMSLAQVNPQKLMPWIDRFTKQFSNKHASQLGEVSSQVDGDLAIKGSRIQLQEGGLLSGQLVSVLKQDGQDVSHAGTEVVLMQKGIAVGRAYADEKGEFQFKGVRSGPHGIVAAGPTGYATIAFEAVSPAGVAGKREAGHHFVSVMNRDTSNTLPVVMVPPAMIPGVVDPFGASVMAEPVPSANGSELAGFGHHGGGGFAGGGSSVGGGGSGFGGGAGGSAGGGGLGGIGLLGGIGAAIAIPLATGNDEKPGSVASPSGF; via the coding sequence ATGAAAACTCAAATCTTATACGCATTTGCGGCAATCGCGACTTCCATCGGTGTCCACGCGGCCAACGCCCAATCAGCCCAAGCCCAATCAGCCCAAGCTCAATCAGCCCAAGCTCAATCGGGACTCCGCTTGCCGGTCGAAAATACCGTGGCGATGCAACGCGGCGGTCAGGTGCTTTTGCAACTCGACGTGCCCGCCGGCGAAAGCCGTCAACCGCTGTCCTATGCGACGGTCACGTTGGTGGACCGCAACGGCAGTGCACGTAAATTCCAAGCCGACCCGCAAGGCATCGTTCGCCTTACCGGGCTGTCCGCTCAACCTTACGCCGTGGTCGCGTCCAACGGGAACGTCTATGGTTCAACGTTGTTGTTTGTTCAACCGGAGGCCGACACCGCTGCACATGCTAGCCCCGCTCGGATGTCGCTCGCCCAAGTGAACCCCCAGAAGCTAATGCCTTGGATCGATCGCTTTACCAAGCAATTTTCCAATAAGCATGCCAGCCAACTCGGCGAGGTCTCCTCCCAGGTGGACGGCGACCTGGCGATAAAGGGAAGTCGAATTCAGCTTCAGGAAGGAGGGCTATTGAGCGGGCAACTTGTCTCGGTTTTGAAGCAAGATGGCCAGGACGTTTCGCACGCAGGAACGGAAGTGGTCTTGATGCAGAAAGGGATCGCAGTTGGCAGAGCTTATGCCGATGAGAAGGGCGAGTTCCAATTCAAAGGAGTTCGCAGCGGGCCGCACGGAATCGTTGCGGCGGGGCCCACCGGCTATGCCACGATCGCCTTCGAAGCCGTCAGCCCCGCTGGAGTTGCGGGCAAACGAGAGGCGGGCCATCACTTCGTTTCGGTGATGAACCGCGACACGTCCAATACCTTGCCCGTTGTGATGGTCCCTCCCGCGATGATTCCTGGAGTGGTCGATCCTTTCGGAGCAAGTGTGATGGCCGAACCCGTTCCTTCGGCTAACGGCAGCGAGCTGGCCGGATTTGGGCACCATGGTGGTGGCGGATTCGCTGGCGGCGGAAGTAGCGTCGGTGGTGGCGGTTCAGGATTCGGCGGCGGTGCTGGCGGTTCGGCAGGCGGCGGTGGTCTTGGCGGCATCGGTCTGCTTGGTGGAATCGGTGCGGCGATCGCAATCCCTCTCGCGACAGGTAACGACGAGAAACCAGGCTCGGTCGCATCGCCCTCAGGTTTCTAA